The Proteiniphilum propionicum genome contains the following window.
AGAATACTGGCCGCCTATCTTATAACGCAACTGGGCGGTAATCATTTCCCATCCGTAGAACACAACGAAGAAAAATCCTGCATATTTCCATATCCCGGGGGCATAGATGGTATAACCTAATCCAATCAGGAAGGTACCTACCCAGTCCACTGACACATCAAGAGAAAAACCGTACCATTTGCGTGGTTTGTTCCGGTAGTATGCAAGCCGCCCGTCGAGCGAATCGCCTACCCAGTTTATAACAAAACCTAACAATGACATAAGCAGCCAGTAACGATTCAGATAAGCTCCCAATACAAAGCTTGAAGCAACCAGAAGGTTTCCGAAGAAGCCGATGGCAGTAAGACCGTCGGAAGTGATCCGGGAAGGCACCTTTTGCACAAGGTATGCAATAGTCTTTTGTTCCCATTCACGCAGAATATTAGTTCTGTTACGATCTGTGGCGATAACCTTAAGCGTTTTCGCCATTTTTCTTTTGTTACTCTTCATATCTGACTCTATTTTTCAAATTACTCTTCTTTTCTCAATATTTTCACGCCTGCCAATAGATATTTCAAAATCATAAATATTTTAAATCATATTATTGACTGTAAATGGGCCTCTTTTTTTGCAAATGTAAACAATATATTTCTGTTACTCTTCTGTTAGGGTAAAAAATTATTAATATAAAGAGGCCATTCCATTCAGAACGGCCTCTTATAGAGAGTGAAAATTGCACTCTTGTTATTCTACGTTATCACCTTCTTCAGTAGGAACAATAAGCTTGTACCCTTTTCCGTGAATGTTGATGATTTCGATGTTGGGTTCTGGCTTTAGCAGTTTGCGCAGTTTAGTGATATATACGTCCATACTGCGTGCGTTGAAATATGTATCCTCTTCCCAAATCTGTTTCAGTGCATGGTTGCGTTCTAAAATATCGTTAGCGTGAGCACATAGGAGCGACAACAACTCCGATTCTTTGGTTGTCAGTTTTGTCTGGATGTCGCCGATATTAAGAATTTGCTTTTGAGTGTCGAAGGTCATCGTACCAAAGTTGTATACTTGCTGCTCCTTGCTTTTTTTGCCTTTCACACGGCGAATGATAGCTTCAATACGAAGAACCAGCTCTTCCATACTGAACGGCTTGGTAATGTAGTCATCGGCTCCGGCTTTGAAGCCTTCAAGTACATCCTCTTTCATATTTTTGGCCGTTAAAAAGATCACAGGTATTTCAGTGTTGATAGTCCTTATCTCTCTAACAAGCGTTACGCCGTCTTTCTTAGGCATCATTACGTCAACGATGCACAAATCGTATTTTGTTTTCACGAATCCTTTGAAACCGGCCTCCCCATCGGGAAACAGATCGGTATCAAACCCTTTTGCCTGGAGATATTCTCTGAGCAACATGCCAAGATTCTCATCATCTTCGCATAAAAAAATTTTTAACTTCTCTTCCATATCATTTTTGTGTTATTACGGGTAAACTAATTATAAATTTGGTGCCTTTACCTAATTCACTTTCGGCACGTATTGTGCCATTCATGTCTATTACGATCTTTTTCACGTATGCCAGCCCCAGTCCGAATCCTTTTGTATCGTGCCTGTTGCCGGTAGGAACGCGATAAAACCGTTCAAATACCTTTTTCGAATCTTCCTTCCTCATCCCGATTCCATTATCCTCAATGGTAATAATGATTTTGTTCCCTTCGTTGCGTGTACGGATCATCAATTCAGGCGGAACATCTTTTTTTCTGTATTTCAACGCGTTGTCCAGGATGTTGAAAAGCACATTGGTAAAGTGCATCTCATCCACGCGTATTGTGGACTTTTCAGCCTGAAGATCAATGTCCAGAATGCCTTCCAACTTCTCCACTTTCAGCACATGAGTATTGGCAACACTCACCACCAGGTCGTTTGCATCTATCTCTTTCATCTTCAGAGTTGTCTTCTGCTTGTCGAAAAGCGACATCTGCAACACCTTTTCTACTTGGAAGCTGAGCCTTTTGGTCTCATCATGTATCACTCCCGTGACATGCTTGAACACTTCGGGCGACTTAAGGATAGACTCATCCTTAAGCATCTGCGTGGCAAGCGAGATGGTGGAGACTGGCGTCTTCAGCTCATGCGTCATATTGTTAATAAAATCGTTCTTCATCTCAGACAAACGCTTTTGCCTGAACAGTGATACTATCGTAAATATAAACGTTATCAGTAGTATAAACGTGAATATTAGCGATGGTATAAAAAAGGAAAGTTCACTATACACATAATTCCTTTTAGTTGGAAAATAAACCCTCAACTGGTTTAATTTTGCCGGTGGATCGTTAGGAAACAGAATTTGAGTGTAAATCGCATCTTTGTATTTTGTCGAAAAGCCGGGAGAAGAAAAAACCACCTTATTGTTGTAATTCACTACCTGAAAACTGAATGGTTCGTTCAATCCATTGTATGACAGCTCGTAACGAATATATTGTTCAACCTTGTTGAAATCGATTCTTTTTTCAATAGGCTCATTACTGGCACGATTCATTATTTTAAAAATAACCTCATCAAGTAATGAGCGCTCGTGAAGATATCGCTTCGACAACGACTGTTGCATATCATACTGGGTTTTTGAGATTGTGCTTAAGCCCTGGCTGGGTGATAAAAACACCCTCTCCCTTTGCTGATCCGGCCGCATCGACTGCTGTGGTGCGTTCAGCCTTATTCTTGTATCACTTCCTCCGGGTTGTGTTATTGCTGCACCTGTTTTCTGCTCTGAAATATTTGGGGACATCTGCGGGGCGGAATACTGTGAATATCTGTTTTCCGATTCAATCATATCCTGCTCCAGGTAATCGCGTGTCTGATCCTGCTCAAGATCCCTCATCACGTTGTACAAGCTTCTGTTTACCTGCTCATCGAACTGTTTGGTGCGGATATCCATGCTTGTCCTCATGTATCTTACCTGCAGAAACAGTAAAGCTAAAAAAGTGGTGAACATAACAACGGCAACCAACCATATAGTCGATTTTTTCATACTGTACTTTCTTTACTAACCTCTTTTTATAAGTGACTATTTTATTTCAAAGATCGTCTTTGTTCATTTTAATTTAACAAATAAACGACTTTTTTGTTTAACATATCCTCTTAAAATTAAAAAAAAACGCAGGAAAGCCCGTTTTGCAACATTAATTAAGATAAAATAGCGGTTTTTATTCTAATTTTCAGTATTTCTCAGCCATCTCTTTTTTCATATAACACCTTTGTATGATTTTTGGTTGCCGGGTAAACCATCTTTCTATATGAATATGCTTCACCCAGCCAGTTTTAATACTTCATACAGATTGTTTCAATGTTATACCTAGCCAGTTTCAATACTTCGCTCTGCCAGTTTCAATGCTTCAACCCCGATGAACCCGGCTATTGAATAAGGTTTATCCGCAAACTTACCCCCGCATTTGTTGTTGCTCCCGGATAGGATGATGATGAAACAAGTGGTGTATTTATCAACTTGTCGTAAAATGCACGCAGTGTTAGAGCCCTGCTTAATTCGTAATCTGCAGTAAAACGTATAGTTATGGTCTTTATTCCGCTTGTAGCCTGAGTAAAACCGTCTTCAATTTTTCTGATAAGAGCACTCGTGGTTTTGTGAGAGACATCGAAACGGAGATTCAGAGTGTTACTGAATGTTTTGGAGGCGTGAGATTGGCCTTTCTCTCCAGCTATTCCCGGCAACCGACTGTTTCTGACCCTTTGCATTGAGTTTGACCCGAATCCTGCTATCCGGTTAAAATCGGCAATGCGGTAGCCTATTCCAACAACAATATCGTTATCATTCATCTCCACTATCCTGTATGAAGGGATATTCAGGTTCAGCGCCCTTGTCCTATTTATCCTCAGGCT
Protein-coding sequences here:
- a CDS encoding sensor histidine kinase yields the protein MKKSTIWLVAVVMFTTFLALLFLQVRYMRTSMDIRTKQFDEQVNRSLYNVMRDLEQDQTRDYLEQDMIESENRYSQYSAPQMSPNISEQKTGAAITQPGGSDTRIRLNAPQQSMRPDQQRERVFLSPSQGLSTISKTQYDMQQSLSKRYLHERSLLDEVIFKIMNRASNEPIEKRIDFNKVEQYIRYELSYNGLNEPFSFQVVNYNNKVVFSSPGFSTKYKDAIYTQILFPNDPPAKLNQLRVYFPTKRNYVYSELSFFIPSLIFTFILLITFIFTIVSLFRQKRLSEMKNDFINNMTHELKTPVSTISLATQMLKDESILKSPEVFKHVTGVIHDETKRLSFQVEKVLQMSLFDKQKTTLKMKEIDANDLVVSVANTHVLKVEKLEGILDIDLQAEKSTIRVDEMHFTNVLFNILDNALKYRKKDVPPELMIRTRNEGNKIIITIEDNGIGMRKEDSKKVFERFYRVPTGNRHDTKGFGLGLAYVKKIVIDMNGTIRAESELGKGTKFIISLPVITQK
- the rprY gene encoding response regulator transcription factor RprY, with the protein product MEEKLKIFLCEDDENLGMLLREYLQAKGFDTDLFPDGEAGFKGFVKTKYDLCIVDVMMPKKDGVTLVREIRTINTEIPVIFLTAKNMKEDVLEGFKAGADDYITKPFSMEELVLRIEAIIRRVKGKKSKEQQVYNFGTMTFDTQKQILNIGDIQTKLTTKESELLSLLCAHANDILERNHALKQIWEEDTYFNARSMDVYITKLRKLLKPEPNIEIINIHGKGYKLIVPTEEGDNVE
- a CDS encoding CDP-alcohol phosphatidyltransferase family protein, with protein sequence MKSNKRKMAKTLKVIATDRNRTNILREWEQKTIAYLVQKVPSRITSDGLTAIGFFGNLLVASSFVLGAYLNRYWLLMSLLGFVINWVGDSLDGRLAYYRNKPRKWYGFSLDVSVDWVGTFLIGLGYTIYAPGIWKYAGFFFVVFYGWEMITAQLRYKIGGQYSIDSGIFGPTEVRLLLGTIITLEVFIPGSIQYLATAACVFLLVSNLVETRKLLILADKQDIADRRRKEEERKARRIENA